One window of Inquilinus sp. Marseille-Q2685 genomic DNA carries:
- a CDS encoding calcium-binding protein yields MAIYGDGEKNTINGTIGDDQIYAYGDNDFVRGDSGADLIDGGYGEDTLYGDLGDDTIYGGYGDDDLDGGTSYGDANDGNDKLYGGYGDDHIDGYSGNDQLSGGHGDDYIYDARGENGTYSGDAGDDYISISHAVSTGLTSSIYGGTGNDYFGAYGDGRFYIDGGSGDDFVDRRALGDDTIYGGSGDDDLRAGDGNDTLDAGDGQDYCSGEEGNDTIAGGAGDDRLDGDAGSDRLTGGAGVDYLNGGADGDVYVVGAVDFSPTGVFLDDIREYADGGIDGIESSVSLSLVGFGAIENLVLTYGDLSGTGNALANYIAGGSGDNTLWGMAGSDRLYGFDGDDILRGGSGADRLEGGNGADIATYSESSTGVTANLATGKGAGGYAQGDTYVGIENLNGSQGADLLTGNGGANTLRGFGGNDILRGGAGADSLDGGAGLDTASYATAAAGVTVNLGTRVGSSGEAFGDIYTSVENAVGSGGADAITGSSLANVLNGWAGRDVLTGGAGADRFAFSAGSHSGVGASADRITDFSRSQGDRIDLSAIDARSATAGDQAFSFIGTAAFGHVAGQLRYATSGNTTVIGGDINGDGVSDFHIALTGVIALKAGDFVL; encoded by the coding sequence ATGGCGATCTATGGCGACGGCGAAAAGAACACCATAAACGGAACGATCGGCGACGATCAGATCTACGCCTATGGCGACAACGATTTCGTGCGGGGCGATTCCGGCGCCGACCTGATCGATGGCGGCTACGGCGAGGATACTCTTTACGGCGACCTCGGCGACGACACGATCTATGGCGGCTATGGCGACGACGACCTGGATGGCGGCACCTCCTATGGCGACGCCAATGACGGCAACGACAAACTCTATGGCGGATACGGCGACGACCATATCGACGGCTACAGCGGCAATGACCAGCTCTCCGGCGGCCACGGAGACGACTACATCTACGATGCTCGGGGCGAAAATGGAACGTACTCCGGAGACGCCGGGGACGACTACATTTCCATCAGCCACGCCGTCTCTACCGGCCTGACCAGTTCTATTTACGGCGGGACTGGCAACGACTATTTCGGCGCCTATGGGGACGGCAGATTCTATATCGACGGCGGTTCGGGTGACGATTTCGTCGATCGCAGAGCCCTGGGCGACGACACGATCTACGGCGGTTCGGGAGATGATGATCTCCGGGCCGGCGACGGAAACGATACGCTCGATGCCGGTGATGGCCAGGACTACTGCTCCGGTGAAGAGGGCAACGACACGATCGCCGGCGGTGCAGGCGACGATCGGCTCGATGGCGACGCCGGATCCGACCGGCTGACCGGCGGCGCCGGGGTCGACTACCTCAACGGCGGTGCCGATGGCGACGTCTATGTCGTCGGCGCGGTCGACTTCTCCCCGACCGGCGTGTTTCTCGATGATATCAGGGAGTATGCCGACGGCGGCATCGATGGGATCGAGAGTTCCGTCTCGCTTTCGCTCGTCGGGTTCGGGGCCATCGAGAACCTGGTGCTGACATACGGCGACCTGTCCGGCACGGGCAATGCCCTCGCCAACTACATCGCCGGCGGATCCGGCGACAACACCCTGTGGGGCATGGCCGGCAGCGACCGGCTCTATGGCTTCGACGGCGACGACATCCTGCGGGGCGGGTCGGGGGCCGACCGGCTGGAGGGCGGCAACGGCGCCGACATCGCGACCTATTCGGAGAGCAGCACGGGCGTCACCGCCAACCTCGCGACCGGCAAGGGCGCGGGCGGCTATGCCCAGGGCGACACCTATGTCGGCATCGAGAACCTCAACGGCAGCCAGGGCGCGGATCTGCTGACCGGCAACGGCGGCGCCAACACGCTGCGCGGTTTCGGCGGGAACGATATCCTGCGCGGCGGCGCCGGCGCCGATTCCCTGGACGGCGGCGCGGGGCTGGACACAGCCTCCTACGCGACCGCGGCCGCCGGCGTCACGGTCAATCTGGGCACCCGGGTCGGGTCGTCCGGCGAGGCGTTCGGGGACATCTACACGAGCGTCGAGAACGCCGTCGGCTCGGGCGGCGCCGATGCCATCACCGGCAGCAGCCTTGCCAATGTGCTGAACGGCTGGGCCGGGCGGGACGTCCTGACCGGCGGCGCCGGGGCCGACCGCTTCGCCTTCTCCGCCGGATCGCACAGCGGTGTCGGCGCCAGCGCCGACCGGATCACCGACTTCAGCCGGTCGCAAGGCGACAGGATCGACCTGTCGGCCATCGATGCCAGGTCGGCGACCGCCGGCGACCAGGCCTTCAGCTTCATCGGCACGGCCGCCTTCGGCCATGTCGCCGGGCAATTGCGTTATGCCACGTCCGGCAACACCACCGTCATCGGGGGCGACATCAACGGCGACGGCGTCTCAGACTTCCACATCGCGCTGACCGGGGTCATCGCCCTCAAGGCCGGAGACTTCGTGTTGTAG
- a CDS encoding PaaI family thioesterase has protein sequence MQPAIEAEVMEAIIREGVPLIGAFGVTVAALGAGTATLVMPCREDFVRPGGTITGPALFGLADVALYAAVLSRIGRVELAVTTSMAITFLRRPALVPVIAEARLLKLGKRLAYGEVLLFSEGEDEPVAHATGTYSIPPRR, from the coding sequence ATGCAGCCGGCGATCGAGGCCGAGGTGATGGAGGCGATCATCCGCGAGGGCGTGCCGCTGATCGGCGCCTTCGGCGTGACGGTCGCGGCGCTGGGGGCCGGCACGGCGACGCTGGTGATGCCCTGCCGCGAGGATTTCGTGCGGCCGGGCGGCACCATCACCGGCCCGGCCCTGTTCGGCCTGGCCGATGTCGCGCTGTACGCCGCAGTGCTCAGCCGGATCGGCCGGGTCGAGCTGGCGGTCACCACCTCGATGGCGATCACCTTCCTGCGCCGCCCGGCCCTGGTGCCGGTGATCGCGGAGGCCCGCCTGCTCAAGCTCGGCAAGCGCCTGGCCTATGGCGAGGTGCTGCTGTTCTCGGAAGGCGAGGACGAGCCGGTGGCCCACGCCACCGGCACCTACTCGATCCCGCCGCGCAGATGA
- a CDS encoding DUF6130 family protein, with translation MSKLAMITALGLAATALLTAAGPAVRAETPSAGPTQYLPLRTEPEPKLHVDPPLAEPLVGRRTAIIPYRTENFRILPIFGVGASDVSPRAGHLHVTVDDLPWHWADAGGTGAIVLAGLPAGEHKVLIEIATPEHHVISGKAVSFTVPAAPGQHH, from the coding sequence ATGTCGAAGCTTGCCATGATCACGGCCCTCGGATTGGCCGCGACCGCCCTTCTGACGGCGGCGGGACCGGCGGTCCGGGCCGAAACGCCGAGCGCCGGGCCGACGCAGTATCTTCCGCTCCGGACCGAGCCCGAACCGAAGCTCCATGTCGACCCGCCCCTCGCCGAGCCGCTCGTCGGCAGGAGAACGGCCATCATTCCGTACCGGACGGAGAACTTCCGGATCCTGCCGATCTTCGGCGTCGGCGCGAGCGACGTGTCGCCGCGGGCAGGCCACCTGCATGTCACGGTCGATGACCTGCCCTGGCACTGGGCCGACGCTGGCGGCACGGGCGCCATCGTCCTGGCGGGACTCCCGGCCGGCGAGCACAAGGTGCTGATCGAGATCGCCACCCCCGAGCACCATGTGATCTCCGGCAAGGCGGTTTCGTTCACGGTCCCGGCGGCCCCCGGGCAGCACCACTAA
- a CDS encoding DUF2798 domain-containing protein, with translation MNTQTKRKIAFALSMGVVTTGIISFVLLALNLGFSEDFALTWLRSWGTGYVIVIPAILLLGPRL, from the coding sequence ATGAACACGCAAACGAAACGGAAGATCGCCTTCGCCCTGTCGATGGGCGTCGTGACGACGGGGATCATCTCCTTCGTCCTTCTGGCGCTCAACCTGGGCTTCTCGGAGGATTTCGCCCTGACATGGCTGCGCTCCTGGGGCACCGGTTATGTGATCGTCATTCCCGCCATCCTGCTGCTCGGCCCGCGCCTGTAG